In the genome of Chelmon rostratus isolate fCheRos1 chromosome 12, fCheRos1.pri, whole genome shotgun sequence, the window ATACAGAGTATCTGTTTTCAGTATGTGGTGCCACAGTGTGTACACAGGGCCCCACATTCAGTCAGTTCAGCTTACACAGCACATTGTTCCATCAATAATAACCCAGCAGTTTTGCTCCATGAACTTCCCGCCCTGCCACtcacagcacaaagacatttGATACATTTAACTTTCACACATGTTTTAGGGTGGAGACATTTCTAGCTATTAACTACCTTTTAACTCTGACTATGAAATATTCCCATAATAAGTCTCAGCGATGCAGCTAGCTACCTAtgatgtccccaaaagtgatggaaacacagctgtgcaTATATGTGCTTGggtgtgtattactcatgttgtgggggacatcagtgtgtttacacagtcacattgtagGGACTCGCcctccttatggggacaaaatgcaagtccccataatgtcaatcaatacattttagggtgaagactttaAGATTAGGGTAAGGAAAGTATTGGTTAGGGTTATGGTAAGTCACcaggaaatgaatataaatCTATATAATGTTCCCAGAAGTGATAGAAACACgactctgtgtctctctgtgtgtttgtgtttgtaggaCCTATTATGTAAAACAGTTTTACTGTGAAATTCCTGCCAGTCATTTTCCACTGAGCCTCTGCTTCCTGGCAcagacgagtgtgtgtgtgtgtgcgtgtgcgtgtgtgtgtgactgagcacttaaataacacagaacaaagaacaTGCTGCACACATGCTCAGTTTTAGCACATGCTTACCATGAACTCTTCATGTGAGTGAACAGAAATCCATCACATTTGCCTCAGCTGAAAGTGTTTCAAGTCTttctcatgaacacacacattcacacacactcctgtgcCGGGCTGCTCTGCCTCGAGTGCATTTTTGGCTGGCTGCTGCAATGAGTGACATAACATTTCCCCTTTAGTCCCATGACTTCCAAGGTGGTGATTCAGTGTCTGGACAGACTGGAAAGAATGGAGCAGAGAGTGGATGCTAGAGAGGGAGAAGCCCAGAAGTGATAgaataagaggaaaaacaggactGAGTTATAAAcaaaagggagggaaaaaagcagGTGGATGTTGTGCTCAtatggttttgtgttttcagagctcagcacagaggaagaggaggaggagggagacgatGAAGACGGCAGCAGTGACGAGTTCACAGACAGCATCgaggaggatgatgagaaaGTGAAGGCCAGAGGTTTGGCCTCCATTCAGGTAAAGTGCttcacacatttctgatttACACTATTAGCTAATCTTGTGATTTACATTACAAGCACAATaacaaacattgtgttttttcttctgtgaagGCTCGTGGACCTGAGGGTGTGACCGGAGCACCGGTGAGGGGGGCAGCGTCCCAGAGAGCTGATGTAACGCAGCTCGAGGAGGCAAAGGAGACACTTGAAGGCCAGCTTGAAGAAATACAGTTACAACTGGAGAGGGATGGATACACCTCTGTGGCGCAGATGAGGTGCATATTTGTGGCAGGGATCCTCAGGAATCTTTGTTTTAACTGTCTAAGAGGACATCAGGGTTAAACCTGGACAGCTTCATTATGCAGAACGTCTAATTtggctttgtctttttttccgtGCCCTGCCAGGAGTgctctgcagaggctgcagcaggagaaccGCGCTCTGAAAGAAAGCCAAGGACAAGCTGGAGGTGCAGGACTGAGGCTGAAGGACCACAGGAGTctgaaccaggaagaggaagcagaggaggaggaagaagaggaggaggaggaggatatcgaggaagaagatgaagaggaggaaacaccTCCACAACATTTGCCGGTGGGGAAGCGAGGTCCTCCGCGTGTTAGTCTGAGCGAGGAGCGAGGGAAGAGGCAGTGCACAAGGCCCACACACCGGCCTCAGACGGTAACATGTTACACATTTAAACAGGAATTCAATCTTACATTCTTAAATTAGATATTTTATAAAGCTGCTGCAAGTCTGTGTTAGTCATTTTTACTCTCACAGattttatctcttttctttaaataggatcattttattttacagattttatAAGTGAATACATGGTGGTGGAAAAAGTGCAGATTGAAAAACTTATTTTACTTTTCTGATGAAagacaattaaaaatgcaaagttaTTGGCAATGAAGGATCACAAGTAAATGTCTTTGCTGGCTGCAAAGCAGATTTCATCAAGCTGTGCAGGGACAGCTTTGCCTCCAGGCCCTACCTCCTTTTCTCCCTGACGTCTCCTTACTGCAGCCTCCAGCTACAGTCTCCATGTAcagctgttttgttctttttcagtcCCGTGGTTGTTTATATGAGTAATGGAGGCCTCACTCTGCTGTTGCAGGAGGTGGAGCTTGCTGGCAGCAGCGGCGAGGTGGGAGAGCTCTGGCAGGATATAGAGGAGGGTCTCCGTGAGCAGGCGGCCCGTCTGAGCTCCGATCTGGCTCTTAGCCAccaggagaacagagagctgcaggagaggctGATGGTGTCCGAGGCCACGGTCCACGCTCAGGCTGAACAGCTGAAGGACTACAGAGACCTCCTCAGTGAGTCACTTTCAAGGACACGCAAGAAGAAACGTCATGATAATAAAAGTAAACAGTGCTCAAAAACCCTTTTAGCAACAAGATGTAAGTATTGTTCATATCATGTCTCTGCAGCGGAGACATCGGTCCAGCAGGCCAGTAAGCAGGTGCAGGTGGATCTCCAGGATCTTGGTTATGAGACTTGTGGTCGCAGTGAGAacgaagcagagagagaagacgCCAGCAGCCCAggtgacaaacagactgaaccTCTCTCAAACTATTACACCACCAATGGTCAACCACTCACTAATCCTGCATCGATGTGTCTcttccacctctccctccttcagagTTTGATGACCTGGAGATGTGCACGTCGCTGTCCCATCAACAGGACTATGAGGGTGCGGGCGGCAGCTGGTACACTGGTAGCTGCAGCAGTAACAGAGGGGCGTATGAACTGGGGGATGAGTCAGCCTCTCTCCAGCATCTGGTCCAGGATCTCCGCTCACAGCTGACCCGCTGCCACAAGGTGATCCGTGGGCTGCAGCTGCGTGTCCGCTCCCTGTCTACCACCAGCGACTACGCCTCAAGCCTGGAGCGCACCCCACGCAAGGTGCTGTAACATTAACCGGATGCTCACTGGCTGGTCTTTTAGATCCATTATGCTGAGGGTTTTTGCTCACCTTCTAGGTAAACTGGGCCTTTGAGACATCACCGGCCCCCAGCGGTGTGGAAGAGGATGAAGGCTGGATGTCTGACACACAAGGGACTCGCTCAGGGTCCAAGCCCAGCAGGGAACTTCAAGAGCTGATGGCACGAGTTGCATCACTGGAGGCACAACTGAAGAGCTCCAGGCTGGAGGGCAAAGGTcaagcagaggaggggaaatgTGCCACCTGGCCTGGGTGAGTGGACAGAGATGCAGCGGTAAAGATAGAGGGGAAGGGGTTCCTAGTTACTTCTGGTGCTCTGTTGTCCCTGAGTACCGTAAGGCACCTTTAATTTATCTAGAATCAGTTAACAGATGGACATGAGAATGGTTAGTCATACAGTATGACTCACAGCATAAAAGTATATATAATATCTCTATTAATACTGTGCTCTTCCTCCCTTTACAGGAAGTACAACTCCCTGATCCAGACACAAGCCCGTGAGCTGTCCCACCTGAgacagaggatgagagagggaCAAGGAGTCTGCCATATCCTCACCCAGCACCTGGGTGACACCACCAAGGTACTCCGAGCACTCCTGCACTAATTCAGTTATTCATTAAACCACGTTTTATCAGCTTTCGTGTGTTCAGTTTTCTAGTTGATATTCTTAAACTTGATGCAAATTCTCAATGACTTACAGGCCTTCGAGGAGCTGCTGCGTGCCAATGATATTGATTACTACATGGGTCAGAGCTTTAGAGAGCAGCTGGCACAGAACACTGCCCTGGCACAAAGAGTAGTCACCAAGATCAGCGGACGTAAGGAACTTCCTTCATCATGCAGAGACGTTCATGTCTGACAGTTTCACATTCTTGTGGTTTAAAATGgtcattttcctcttttattccCACAGGCGACGGTGCAGAGAGCCACGATGACAAGACAGGCCATGAGTTGCTTGCCCTACGGTGAGTCAGTGATTGTATTCAAATGAACGTGTGTTCtttgcagtgaaacacagcatTTGTATTATGTTACAAGTTTAAGTGGACTTACATACACTGATTAATAACTGAACATGCACAAACCTGCAAACATGCATGACAGGTGAGCCTTTACCTTAAAGTTGATCTGAATCATCATCTACCACATGATTAAGCCACAAAGCATTAGATCCCACTTACGTTTCTTTGTATGCACACGCAAAGCCCTTCATTTTTTACCTACTGGATAGTTTGATAAACtcttgtaagaaaaaaaaacaacacaatcagAACTAGCAAATTTCAACCTCGGCAGCAAACAGTCTATAGtatcacctgcagcacagagatcTGTGGACCTCCCTTCCCGTTATTATTGGCTTACTTTGCAGAGCACTTACTCTGAGTGATTAGTTTACTGTGTCATGTGACACGCTGTGGCACACAAGGAGCCGTCCACACCGCTCCTTATGGTGGAGAGGAGCCAGAAGGTTGCTGTTAATCCACACACAGGCCACAGTATGGAGCTTTTACTCTTAAGTTGCTTTAGTTGACTAGACTTACAGGTGTCCCACCAGCTGGGTGTAAGAGGCtccatgtgactgtgtgacagtCCTTTACTGACAGAAGACTGCTTCTGTTGGATCTATGCAAAGCCACTCATCTATGGGAATTTTGTTAAAGATTCCCTTTCTTAACACTAATATTATTTAGTAGGTAGCTGAACATGTCTTGACCAGAATCAGAAGACACCAAAAGATCTtggcagcattttttttgttggatCGTCACAGATGAGGTTTACCCAGCTCAGGCTGTCATTCATCAAGGACTAagtctttgtttctctgaacCATTCTCATGCTGCGATGGCTCCTCTGTGGAAATCTATGATTTCTAAAAGCAGCTCCATATACAGGGAGTCTCTGTGGTCTTTTTCTATGGGTCGAGACCAAGCGAGAGAGAAAGCTTATTTTAGgatgctgctggagagagagagggagttcATGCTTCGACAGCTGAAACAGTAAGCGGAGTATGCATGTAGTTACCTCACGtacacatatttattttaagagCTCTATTGTAAAAACTTACACAAGCTGACTGGCTTGAAATcatcaaaaaaatcaatgaaattaaAGATTAATACAtctatactatactatacttaAGGATTTATACATTGCAACATAGATTAGttgaataaaatacaaaaatggcagctgttttttttttcaccatcatTTAGGGCTGCAAAAAGAATTATTTTCAACAATTAATTTTCTAATTATGATAGTGAAAAATGCACTGTATTGTTACCCCAAAGCCCAAtatgatgtcttcaaatgtatgtcaaatcttgttttgtttgatcaCCAGTCAAAAAATCCCAAACTGTTCACTTTATTATCGTGTATGACAAAAAAGCGTTAAAGTCTCACAGTTAAAAAGCTAGAACCTgcaaatttagctttttcttaaaaaatatattttacaaattacaaaaaaagaaaaaaaactttttcttttgtcaaaaTAGTccctgatttattttctgttgactgaCTAATTGATTCATCGACTAATCGCTGCAGCTCTActctcatttcttcttgttGTATGTTATGCTGTTCAGGGATGATGTGCACATTTTGTAGCACTCCATAAAAACTTTCTGGCCATTAATTTTATGTGATTGTCATATAGATGTAATGTTGTGTCTTGTTGTGACCTGTGCCATGCATCGTCAGGCAGCTATTAGTGGCCTATTAAGGACATGCTTCTTTTTTCATCAATCGCATTCACTTCAGAATGTAATGGTCGATCCTCTTGTGTGCACACGTAGGCTGAGTAAGGAGCTTCAGCAGAAGGATAAAATCATCGAGTCACTCCACACCAAGCTGCAGCAGCGTCCAGAGACCCCGTCCAGCTGCCTTGCTCTCTCCGAGACCACCGACCAATCAGACAGAACCTCCCTGGTGTCTGATGAGTACAGAACCAATGAAGACTTTGAGCTGTGCTCTGATTTAGACGCCAGAGAATATCAGGAGGAGCACCGGCTGCGGCAGCCAGGACTTGGATCAGAACGAGACGGTATTGTTTAAGTGTAATCGTACCTTCACCTCTCCTGTCTGTGAAATGCCTCTTCTACCCTGTCACTTTCCACTCCCGTCCTTTAGTCcgtccatctctccctcctcctcctcatggcTTCCTCaagtcctccagcagctgtcCCAACATGCTTTGCTCAGCCCCTGTGGGTTTGACCAGGCAGTGCTCCAGAGGTATGGGACTCACAGCTGGCTATGACTTGCAGAGTAcccacattttctttcctcctcctccgtcatGTTCTGTacgtgtcacttcctgtcattctCCTCCAGCCCTTTTCAGTGAGCCCGTCTCCtactccctctctgtcccctctggCCCTGACGTCTGGGGTAAGGAAGTCACTTCTGACCCCCGGCCCAGGGCCCTGTCTGTGATCGCTGTTCGCCCAGAGCTGGACATGCTGTACAAACAGATGAATGAGCGGAACAGGGGTGAGGGGCCGGGGGGGCGTGTGCCATGAGTGAGATTAGTTTACAAGTGTAAATAAAAGACTTTGATAATATCGACCACAGTAAATTCCTCTGTTGTCCTGCATGTGTCATGTTTCACACACTTCCTCACtcttttgcgtgtgtgtgtgtgtgtggtcacaggCTTTGCAGTCCCCCATGACAAGGCTCTGTTCACTCTCTCACCTGGTGCCCACAACCAGCACGACCTCGCCAGCTACAGCCAGCTATCCCATCATGCCTTTCAACAGTATCAGCTGGGTGGCATTGCTGAAGGCCACTCGCTGAAGTCTGACTCAGGTCTAGTGACAGGAGGGGCTTTGTGGGACTTGGAGAGCATGGTTCAGCCAGTCGGAGGCTATTCTGGCTCACCGGGACACCAGCAAGGAAGCAGCCATGCAGGTGTGACTCTATAGTGACGGAAAAAAGCGTCATGATGAGCTCAAAAGGCTGCCCCTCAACCTTTCttatactgtttgtttttagggGTAAATTTGATAGAGGAGCACCTGCGGGAGGTGAAGTGTCTCCGCCAGCGTCTGGAGGAGTCCATTCGGACCAATGAGAGGCTCCGACAGCAGCTGGAAGAGAGGCTGGCCACCACTGGGCGTGATGGAGGTACTGCAGCCCAACACTGCGACCACtatcatttctttctctctgaaatttaacataaaataactcatacttttttttttgcaggggCACCAACAAACATCTACATTCAAGGCCTGGACACAGTCACTCAACTGTCCAATGAGATCCGAGTCCTGAAAGAAGAGAACTTGGGTCTCCAGTCACGCCTGCAGGCCAGCACAGGTGCTTCGTGTGAAAGCCAGCTTCGGTTTTAATGATTGTGATTCTTCTGGCACATGTATGTTAACCCATCTGGACTCTCCTCTTCCCATCAGACACATGTGAGGAGGTGGCGCAGTTGCGTGAGGCGGTGTTTACAGCACGCGCCCGCCTGAAACAAGCAGAGCTGGAGGCCGAGCAGTGGAAGGAGGAGCTGAGACGAGTCCAGGCTCACAGTCAGGAGCAGGGACAACAGATACACATACTGAGGCAGGAGCGACAGGCCAGTCAGGAGAAAACCAACAGGTGGGTGTGTTCGCTCTGTGTACAGATTGAATCAGCGACTGATATGTAGATGGGAACTGTGctcttctgtgtgtttacataaCTGTTCTctgactgcactgcactgtatcTGCGTATCCTCAGGCTCCAGCATGAGGTGTCtctactgcagcagcagctgtgtgagagcagagagctcaTCCACTCCCTGCAGAGTGAACTCCAAGTGTACGATCGAGTGTGTTCCAGCACTAAGGCCAACAAAGGTCAGTTCAGTCATTGCACACTAGCTATGCTTAATGTACCCcgtttttaaataaaaaaactaatttcaatttcactttttgttggATTTGCTGTGGAATTCCTTTGGCGCCATCTGGTGACAGAATTAAGAATTGCATCATAGAAGAACAGGGGACTAGTGAGATGAGAAGgctaaaagcaaacacaggctGCTCAGATTTTCACTATAAGTGTTTCAATTTTTCACAAGCAAAAATTTGTCATGAGAACAGTTTGAAATATGCAATAATGACAAAATTATCTCCACACTGACAAACATCAAAGATTTATTGTATTGTTCTGCTACAGTGAAACTTTTCAAAGCCCAACAAGCGTTGAAGCAGAGGCATGTCCACTCATATTTTGTCTTCAGGCTACCTGTGTGAGCTCCCAGGTCTACCGGTGGAGCTGGGAGAGCTGCTCGGGGAGGTGAGGAGTCTGCGAGCCCAGCTGCAAAACAGCGTCCAGGAGAACAGCGCCCTCAAACAACTGGAGCTCCAcaagcagctggagcagaagcTGGGTGGCGGCTCTCCTCGGACCCCCTCCCTCTCCGCGCTCACTGCCAGCCCTCAGAGAGAAAACTTCTACAGGCGACAGTTGCTGCATGGTGAGACAGCCGCTGCTTGATATGACACCGACACAATACTACACAGAAGtattattgtgttattgtgagGCTTAGTGTGCTGTGGTGTGGTTTACTGTGTGTCCAAGCctgctttgtgtgtatgtgtgctccACAGACCCAGCTCCGTCTCCACCAGTCAGGGACATTGGTCTGTTTAACTGTGGATCTCCCGGTCCCCCCTACTCAGACCTGGATGACAGCCATAGTACTGCCAATGGTGTGACTCACACTGCACAGCATGACTGCAGCTTAATCTGCCCTTAGTTTGATTATAGAGAGACTGTATTGCTCtgtaacaataataaaaaccaaCCAAAAACAATAACTGACAGAATATTGCTTTAATCACTTCTAAAATCCACAAAATTCTTTCCTGCAATACAAAAAAATCTTCCAAAATACATTCTACCTGTTTTGTCTCCTGCAGACCCTCTTGACCCTCACTCTGAGCTGGAGGGGGAGGCCCCTGACGGATCGTTTGCGAACCGTAACGGCCGCCACGCCATCGGTCACGTGGATGACTTCagtgctctgcagcagcaggtcctGGAGGGCCGGAGCCTTGTCCAGCGCATGGAGACGACCCTGCAGGCCTGCCTCAGCCCACCACTGCTGGAGGGCAGCcagaaacagagcagtgagCTGGTGAGGAATATCGTTtaacaaaacaatcacaaaaaaatagTATCACACAAGTATCTAACTGAGCTGTATGCAGGTCCTGGACTACGGGTGTGTGAGGAGTCTGCTGTCCAACACAAAGACTCTGAGGCAGATCCTGGAGGAGGCCATGTCTCTGCTGAAGATGTTCTGGAGAGCAGCACTGCCCAGCACTGATCCCTCCATCCAAAACCTTAAGAAGGTTTGGGACATGTTATGATACCTTACAACCGGGCTGTTCTTTGGAAGGATGTGGTTGGTGATGcgtgtggctttgtgtgtgtgtgtgtgtaggagcagtgtATGCAGGAGGAGATCTTGTCCCTGAAACTGCGGATGTCGGAACAGGAAGAGGTTCTCAAGGGGACGGTTCAAAGACTGAGGAGCACCAGCCGCACTAAGGAGAGCATGGAGCACTTCATAGTCAACCAGTGTAAGTGATGCTGTgaatctgtttgtgtgaaaagcTGAGGGCGCTATTTTATTCATGCAAgctctgcaacacaaagcagGCTCTCTTGGGGACACTTGGTTCTTGTATGTGAGGCAGCAAACAGTGCAAAAGGGCTGAGTGAGGGTGaaaatcacactgaaacagccgagccaatcacagtgaggCATGACAACGACAGCTCAACAAATGAAGGATCGTCCTTCCGGGAATATCATACTGTTGTCTGAATGGTGCAGAGCTGCACGATGTGAGCATGTAGCGCCACAGATCTGCCACTGGAGGCAGATGGTCGGATACAGTTAATTAAACAATAGAGCCCAGAGTGTAAGAGGCAAAGATGTAGAGAGGGTGAGTGTAAAACTGAAGACCTAATGAGCTTTGAGCAGAAGGAGTGAGGAAGTGAGATTCTCAGTAGACAGCATTGCTTTCAGGGTCCAGGTTGGGGTTTTGTGATAACAATAACGAAAAATCTTCTGTTTTTTGCAGTGTCAAGGACTCGTGATGTGCTGAAGAAAGCCAGGACAAACTTAGAGGTGAGCAAAAATCACTGCTTCATGTGGGCCCCGACTCATCCAGGATATCTTACATAATGTAGATTATCTGTGTGCATACGTCATAGATTCACGGTGTTATGTGTATCAGTATTGTGTGTTGTGACGTCTCTGGTGTCCTTATCTGAGCTTTTTTAGTATATCGGATGTAAATTCATCACTTTTGGCTTTCAGTCTCACTTGTTCCTTCGTCCTGcatttgtctcttctctcctgtccttctTTAAATCCCTCAGAAGAATGAGCTTAGACTCTCCTCTCtaagctcctcctcttcctcttatgCTGGTAATCGTCTGACATCTTGTGATCTTGCAAACAGGTAGACGTTGTCCCGGACCCTGTGTTGCAATAGCCTGACTGTAGCAGCTTAAGCCTGCCGGTGAAACAGTAGATGCAAATGGAAACGTGATGGTGACTCTGTGGTCTGGGGCAGCTTTTACCTCCGTGTGGATTTGCTTTCTCTAACCATGCTGACATCACCGCTCTCCCATCCTGTCTGAAAGCAAACTTCATTTTGGTTAAACCgacttttatttttagcatttatgCTTCATTAGAGTGTTTATGAAATAGAAAACATGGAAGATAATGGAGGTGATGCCTTgccaaaatccaaaaaacaaggtggccacacacacagctccatgAATGACTTCATTATACCACTCCTGGGATTTCTCAGTGTAGATAAAGTGGTGAAATGAGGTGGAAAGGAGCCGTGTGTGTGGTCACTTTGTTTACTGCCATGACCAGCATCTATGTATTTGGTGTGTGATCTTAAAATCCCTCTACAACTACTCAGCTATTGTAAATAACTGTATTTTTAAGTATGAGTAGTGGCTTTAAAaaagctgtgagtgtgtttctgaacCCACATAACTGACACCTAATTGCATACACACCCATCCACTGAGCTGCCACTGCACTAAAGTGCtgtttacttcttcttctttcccccTGTATTATGGCTGAGTCTATTTGTAGCCTCAGACCCCCACAGTAAGCACCAATATAACTGCAGGCTGCATAGTTTCCATTCTGTGTGTATGTCGTCACAGTATAGCTAAAGCATGTACACGCAAAAAGATGTGTGTGATAGCTTGAAGTAAAGTTTTACTGGTGCCAGTGTAAGGATAGAGTGGTGTCATAAACACCAAGATCCATTCACACCACCAGACACACAGGACCGACAAAacaaagcgtgtgtgtgtgtgtgtgtgtgtgagggacagAGGATTTGATCGACATCATTGCTTATTCTCTAATCACTCACTCAGCTTTTCATCTGCAACCGGTTGTTTGGTGGGAGTTTTATTACGACTAACACTCTGCACAGGAGATAATCTCTTGctggtgtttttaaagaaatagtttgacatgttgggaaatacactttttctgtctcttactGAGACTTcgctgagaagactgatactCACTCTCGCGTCTGTACCCCAAATAGAAGCCATAAACTGGAgccagttagcctagcttagcataaggactggaagt includes:
- the LOC121614513 gene encoding myomegalin-like isoform X5, which translates into the protein MLDLKMKETCRICGRELCGNQRRWIFHPTAKLNLQVLLSHALGRELTRDGRGEFACSKCTFMLDRMYRFDTVIARVEALSIERLQRLLQEKHRLRQCIGGLYRKTNSEEGAVTLSGGNEAPGDGMVDISGLTHAKYCALLQDDLVYSLYESWADDSLDCHHHHPQCPAGLESEGTVAGSHRCVTSTPRRCRGCSYLRVADSDYEAVCKVPRKLARSISCGPSTRYSASVIGGSVTGGVGGGAQGVGERKNVEDSEEAPSSITLVPGSQDPSRTSDSDRTLAGRASSSPSIGSFEITEEYIPPGTTTDGPLSSPREPIDDRIYDSLSEEHMGAPHGQASPGPSLSLALCLLQSYAVHRPVQSSKGSKLPVLLRRSSNNGGTRLGFPDPVLEMSYGTPDGERDNHMPTPELQTPPIRLDVGLDQVLNLADMEDLLEDLYKEYPPPPPHQSLVEEQQSQLNQYECAAGQCVSELQKAQLQVQSLQAKIHESEANNMKLQEKLNEMECELRSIRQAAQGQERTIQGLSESNSTKDREAQELYQLIEGQNTTLCKLREMAHRNQLAQCKAPEGVSESLTLAQLQGELVGVQSSLFSLGLELEASQRSLRQSQRQGEDLARFKDRLNSDLQEALQHREVAEKHNQDLRCALQKTRSELQAKEAALKESEAERVAVVQEKDRSITQLERSLQDKEGQLQDYSEMLESAGSSKPRDALLEKLRERIKDRDRALEHSIDDKFRCVEEREGQVRRLQLALREKERDLERLRCILSSNEETITSLDALVRGKELELEQAAEAYRNLQWLKQQSEEKERNTLREKDNIISQLQAALQTRSQETQDLTAALVARVQAGPSEVVEELKARLALKEKLFQELLSDRSRQSNEHQGQVQDMLNTLSSKDQYLQDYSYRLSVVISEQTVQLQELRRQLSLREQELCELKRDREREMGGETEHLRSLLKEKEAFIKELMQAQEEAVQPPCKESEAEMKALQEELQLVLRKEREAQTELSALRLAHQHQQDTKDTSDHQSVLEQLVSEYNKLNDALRAEKRLYQNLTHIHTKSDSSVKIQALHTELDSVQALRRQLEEVLARTRNMALALERAAKRQPDFGELSTEEEEEEGDDEDGSSDEFTDSIEEDDEKVKARGLASIQARGPEGVTGAPVRGAASQRADVTQLEEAKETLEGQLEEIQLQLERDGYTSVAQMRSALQRLQQENRALKESQGQAGGAGLRLKDHRSLNQEEEAEEEEEEEEEEDIEEEDEEEETPPQHLPVGKRGPPRVSLSEERGKRQCTRPTHRPQTEVELAGSSGEVGELWQDIEEGLREQAARLSSDLALSHQENRELQERLMVSEATVHAQAEQLKDYRDLLTETSVQQASKQVQVDLQDLGYETCGRSENEAEREDASSPEFDDLEMCTSLSHQQDYEGAGGSWYTGSCSSNRGAYELGDESASLQHLVQDLRSQLTRCHKVIRGLQLRVRSLSTTSDYASSLERTPRKVNWAFETSPAPSGVEEDEGWMSDTQGTRSGSKPSRELQELMARVASLEAQLKSSRLEGKGQAEEGKCATWPGKYNSLIQTQARELSHLRQRMREGQGVCHILTQHLGDTTKAFEELLRANDIDYYMGQSFREQLAQNTALAQRVVTKISGRDGAESHDDKTGHELLALRLSKELQQKDKIIESLHTKLQQRPETPSSCLALSETTDQSDRTSLVSDEYRTNEDFELCSDLDAREYQEEHRLRQPGLGSERDGFAVPHDKALFTLSPGAHNQHDLASYSQLSHHAFQQYQLGGIAEGHSLKSDSGLVTGGALWDLESMVQPVGGYSGSPGHQQGSSHAGVNLIEEHLREVKCLRQRLEESIRTNERLRQQLEERLATTGRDGGAPTNIYIQGLDTVTQLSNEIRVLKEENLGLQSRLQASTDTCEEVAQLREAVFTARARLKQAELEAEQWKEELRRVQAHSQEQGQQIHILRQERQASQEKTNRLQHEVSLLQQQLCESRELIHSLQSELQVYDRVCSSTKANKGYLCELPGLPVELGELLGEVRSLRAQLQNSVQENSALKQLELHKQLEQKLGGGSPRTPSLSALTASPQRENFYRRQLLHDPAPSPPVRDIGLFNCGSPGPPYSDLDDSHSTANDPLDPHSELEGEAPDGSFANRNGRHAIGHVDDFSALQQQVLEGRSLVQRMETTLQACLSPPLLEGSQKQSSELVLDYGCVRSLLSNTKTLRQILEEAMSLLKMFWRAALPSTDPSIQNLKKEQCMQEEILSLKLRMSEQEEVLKGTVQRLRSTSRTKESMEHFIVNQLSRTRDVLKKARTNLEKNELRLSSLSSSSSSYAAEDPGGAARGRPADRSFLKTSGASGAAANQRPVARKRSSQCLL